The Pongo abelii isolate AG06213 chromosome 19, NHGRI_mPonAbe1-v2.0_pri, whole genome shotgun sequence genome includes the window ACATCCACGTGAAACCTGCATGCCAAGTTCACTGCTTGATTCCTCGTCACTCACACATGGAGCCTTCGGGGACGGCCTTCAACGTGGGAATGGGGAGAGCAAGGCTGGTCCTCCCTTCAAATGGAACACTCAGTGAGAAAATGGAGTGAGCCAGTGATGCCTGCACGAACGTGGGTGGATCCTAGGTGCATtttgctaagggaaagaagccagacccaataAGCTACCACAGTAGGATTCCCATTCCTAGGCCATTGTGGAAAAGGCCAAACCATAGGGACTGAGAAGCAGTCTGGGCGGCCAGGGGCTGACGGTTCAGGGAGAGGCTGGGTGCATAGGGGAAACCCTGGAGACTTAGAGGATGAAGGGGTCGCTGCAGGAGGGGCTGGAGCGGTGGCCGGGAGACTCTGCACATTGGTTTAGAACCATGGAGGAACCGTACACCCAAAGACTGAACTGGCATGTGTGCAAACcggaaaaaaaaagatcattcagAGTGAAAAGGATCAGGCAGGTCACTACAACTGGGCTATTTGCGTTTCACAGATGTGGATTTTACTGAAACATTTCCTCAACAGTCAAAGGCCCTGAAGAGCTCACTACTTATCTGGTGAATCATCTGAACCTGAAATGGGATTTGCTGTTAGGATTTATAGACAAAGTGAAACTAACAGCATCTGCACAAACCAAACCATAGCCCCCTTTCTCTGTTTCCTAGGCAGCGGGAACTATTCTATATCCTCCTGGCATATTCGGAGTATAACCCGGTGAGTATTCCTGGCAGTGAGGTTCCTGGGCCGTATTTCCATATTCACAGGAGTGGGTGTCTGGTGGGGGTGTCGTTGcttcttttaaagttaatatttgtgACCCACCAGGATATAGGAGGTAGGACTCCAGCTCACCGCTGGCATAAACCTCCAGCAAGGGGGTGGTCTCAAGGGGTCAAGCTGAGACACAAAGGAGtcagggcctggactcctggtGTCACCTGGGCCTGACCACCACTTACCGGAACAAGAAATGACACCCTCCTCCTGGGGCTGCCCCAAAGCCCAGGAGCTTGGCAGCGTCACACACAGGACAGTGCTATCAGCAGACATTTTGGACAAGGTGCTGAAGTGCCCGATAGACATGGCTCTTGTCATGAAATGAATTTGCATCCTGAGGAAGCCTCTTTTTCAGAGGAAGCCTCCCCAGTCACCTCTGCCCTCTCCGATGACATGAGTCCTCCCAGGCGACTTCAGCCCCCCCAAGTGACATACTTCCATGGTGACTCTGGCTCTTGCAGGAGGTGGGCTACTGCAGGGACCTCAGCCACATCGCCACCTTGTTCCTCCTTTATCTGCCTGAGGAGGATGCATTCTGGGCACTGGTGCAGCTGCTGGCCAGTGAGAGGCACTTCCTGCCGGGTAAGTGAACAGCTGCCCCTGGGGCTTCATGCAGCCAGACCTGGGGACGGCCACCCTGGCCAGGTGATCTCGGCTTTCAGCCAAGGCACCTTCCTTGTGTCGCCAGCTTGTTGGGAGCCTTTAGGATGTCTCTGCTGACGGTCCCAAAGGAACCCGGAACTGACCCCCAGAGCCCAAGTCAGACACCTTTCATCCCCATCAGCAGAAGGCATCTCATCCTCCCCGTGGCTGCCCTCTGTGTCCTGGAGCCACGCCCTCCGGCTCTGATTCTGTGCAGCTGGCTCTCCCCTCCCTGAGAGTCCTCCTGCCCTCCAGTTGCCCAGGCTCCAGCTGCCCTTGGTACCCACAAAAGGGTACCAAGCCCAGATGGCAGCATCTCCCCATCCCGTGTCCCCTGGCCCGACCCCACTTCCAGGAGACGACCACGAAGCCGAGCACCCACCCTGTTCTGGCCGCCCCATCCAGCCAGGCTCCAGGGGATGTTCCCACCCCTCCTCCCTAGGGCCAAGGCCACATGGTGGGGTTACcagatgggagggtgggaggcctCGGGGTTTGGGGGGCTCTGCGGCTGCCCAGCTCTTCCAGCTGATGGCTCCACACCTTGGGAGAAGGCTCTGATTTCATGATGGGCTGGGGGCTTCTCAGGATTCCATAGCCCAAATGGCGGGACAGTCCAGGGGCTCCAAGACCATCAGGAGCATATGGTATCCACGTCACAACCCAAGATCATGGGTCATCTGGTGAGTTTATGGTCCCCTCAGCTCTTCCCCAGAGGCCCTGCATCCTGGGGGGCTGGAGGAGCAGCGGGGTCTGAAGCCCGTCGTGGGGTTGGTGACAGGCTGAGTCCCAGCCAGGGCCTGACCTGGGACGTTGGGTTCTCCACGGACTGGGACTTGGTTTCCTTTCCTGCCCTGGAGGAGACAGGCACAGGGATGGGGGTCcagctcctgcagagcagggcaaAGGGCAGTGTATCCACCGGGACTGTGGGAAGGGGACAGTGTTGTGGGGAGCCCTGGACACCACCCCGTGTTCTGTACTAGGGGAAAGGTCTTCAGGAAGACCCTGGAAGAGGGCCCTGGAAGAGGGATGTTTTTAGGGCAGCCCAGGGGCCCCTGAGCACCTCTGTTCCTCCCATCAGGACAAGGAAGGTCTATGGGCGCAGGGTTCCTCGTTTGGCGGGCTTCTCCAGATGTTGAATGACGGGGTGAGAGGGTAGAGGGAGACCCTGGCTCAGGGACCCTCCTTGCCCTGCAGTGCCCTGCTTCCCCAGCCCAGGGGTCAGGCTCAACCCCAGCCCACAGGAGGGTCCCCACAGGACACATAAGCAAGACCCTCTGCCCAAGAGGAGTCATCCCACGGCAGAGGGCGGGGCTCAGGCCCAGCCTCATGGGCAGACTGGGCCAAGACCCGACTTGGGAGGGCTCAGGGAAGCCTCAAGCCCTGAGCAAGCCCCTCTCTCTAGAAGCCACATCCCCACTCAAATGAGTGCCCCCCatgagcaagaccttgtctgaccCAGCATCCTGGAGGGGTCAGGTGACCATCATGGTGAAGGTCACTGACTCTGGGGACTGAAACCCCAGTGGGCGCAGCTCGAgccaccagccccagcctggaAGGGCCAGGTCCTCCCATGCCTACTGTCCCTACAGATCTCTCTCAGGCTCATTCTGCGCCTGTGGGACGTGTATTTGCTGGAAGGAAAACAGGTGTTGATGGCGATAACAAGCATTGCCTTTAAGGTTCAGAGGAGTAAGTCCGCGTGTGCCCAGTGGGGCCTGGGGAGCACTGGGGTCAGACCCCGACTGGCCTGAGAGCAGCTTCCTCACACAGTCCTCATGATCTTCTGTTCTGGACCAGAGAGAGGTCTGGCCaggtgggctgggcagggcacAGGGACACCGAGCCCATCCCACACATGACCCAGATGAAGGTTGGGAGTGTGGTGAGCACTTCCCTGCCCAGGACACCCCCCAGCCACAGCCTCCTATGCACATCTGGACTCCTGGGGTGGCCACAAAAGGATCCGGCACTGCCCAGTGGGAGACTGAAGCGGCCACGGGGTATGGGCTCTGACCCCTGCCGGGGAACTCTCCTGGCCTGATGCCCACCCTGTCCCTAGAGCCCCACATGAAGACGTCCAGGTCTGGCCTGTGGACACGTTTTTGGGACCAGTTCTTCCGTACCTGGGCCCTTAATGATGATGAAGTTTTTTTGAAACATCTTCGGGCCTCTATGAAGAAGCTAACTAGGAAGCATGAGGACCTGCCACCCCCAGGTGGGCTCCAGTGCCATGTCCCCTCCTGAGTCACCCTCTGGGGCAGTCAATAGTGGGGGAGTGCCCGGGACCCCCAACCCTACTACCTGGGCCATCCTCTTcagcttttcttcctcctcttcctcctggactCTAAGAAAGTACAGGGGGTCCACCGGTCC containing:
- the LOC100458858 gene encoding TBC1 domain family member 3G isoform X5, which encodes MKYEKVMKEKGKRSSEHIHQIDLAVSQTLRNHMFFRDRYGTKQRELFYILLAYSEYNPEVGYCRDLSHIATLFLLYLPEEDAFWALVQLLASERHFLPGFHSPNGGTVQGLQDHQEHMVSTSQPKIMGHLISLRLILRLWDVYLLEGKQVLMAITSIAFKVQRKPHMKTSRSGLWTRFWDQFFRTWALNDDEVFLKHLRASMKKLTRKHEDLPPPAKPKQGSSTPRPVPASRGRKTLCEGNRQAPPSPLAWFQRGIWSAFLLRAPGPSTSCPGGAVREDIYPVGTQGVPSLALAQGGPRHSWRFLQWNSMPQLPTDLDVGDSWFPHYDFRQSC
- the LOC100458858 gene encoding TBC1 domain family member 3G isoform X4, with amino-acid sequence MKYEKGHRAGLPEDMGPVPVGIYGNIDRFGILHETRLPPVSSREAELMKRVYKGIPMNIQAEVWSVLLNIQEIKAKNPRQYRVMKEKGKRSSEHIHQIDLAVSQTLRNHMFFRDRYGTKQRELFYILLAYSEYNPEVGYCRDLSHIATLFLLYLPEEDAFWALVQLLASERHFLPGFHSPNGGTVQGLQDHQEHMVSTSQPKIMGHLISLRLILRLWDVYLLEGKQVLMAITSIAFKVQRKPHMKTSRSGLWTRFWDQFFRTWALNDDEVFLKHLRASMKKLTRKHEDLPPPGPSRALEEPDPFVGDPAPPCKHPQPQRAAVAPHSCTLLQGCQDNKP